One window of Erwinia aphidicola genomic DNA carries:
- the yejM gene encoding LPS biosynthesis-modulating metalloenzyme YejM, which produces MVTNRQRYREKVSQMISWGHWFALFNIIFAFVLGSRYLFVSDWPASLAGRIYSFSSWIGHFSFIVFAAYLLIVFPLTFVVMSQRLLRFLSAIIATAGLTLILIDSAVFARFHLHLNPVVWELVVNPDQSEMARDWQLMFISVPAIFLVEMLFATWSWQKLRSLNRRSFGKPLAGLFITAFFTSHLMYIWADANFYRPITMQRSNLPLSYPMTARRFLEKHGLLDAQEYQRRLVQQGNPEAVSVAYPLNDITFSDKGTRNNLLVITVDGLNEASMAKSLPNLMRFADDNVRFSQHFSSGSSEDSGLFGLFYGISPSYMDGVLSSRVPSTLINALSQQGYQFGLFASDGFNSPLYRQALLSDFSLPSAQNQSNADTTSQWQRWLDSHKNVSSPWFSYISLSTADDSNSADKTTLRHYNRAAGNVDKQIQNVLTTLDQKGLLANTVVVITAQHGVVLDGEAVAGNREMLQVPLVVHWPNTPAQTVNKLTDHQDIMTTLMQRLLHVSTPAVDYSQGEDLFAAQRRHNWVASSTNHQLLITTPQETLALDNNGSYAAWDSQGNSLKDHKPQLALLLQVLTDEKRFIAN; this is translated from the coding sequence ATGGTAACAAATCGACAGCGCTACCGAGAAAAAGTCTCCCAGATGATCAGCTGGGGGCACTGGTTCGCCCTGTTTAACATCATTTTTGCCTTTGTTCTCGGCAGCCGTTACCTGTTTGTCTCCGACTGGCCAGCCTCGCTGGCCGGACGTATCTACTCTTTCAGCAGCTGGATTGGTCACTTCAGCTTTATTGTCTTTGCCGCCTATCTGCTGATTGTTTTCCCGCTCACCTTTGTGGTGATGTCGCAACGCCTGCTGCGTTTCCTGTCGGCGATTATTGCCACCGCCGGGCTGACGCTGATCCTCATCGACAGCGCGGTGTTCGCCCGCTTCCACCTGCACCTGAATCCGGTGGTTTGGGAACTGGTCGTTAACCCCGACCAGAGTGAGATGGCGCGCGACTGGCAGCTGATGTTTATCAGCGTGCCGGCGATTTTCCTCGTTGAGATGCTATTCGCGACGTGGAGCTGGCAGAAATTGCGCAGCCTCAACCGGCGCAGCTTTGGTAAACCGCTGGCCGGGCTGTTTATCACCGCGTTTTTTACCAGCCATCTGATGTATATCTGGGCAGATGCTAACTTCTATCGCCCGATCACCATGCAGCGCTCTAACCTGCCGCTCTCCTATCCAATGACCGCGCGTCGCTTCCTGGAAAAACACGGGCTGCTGGATGCGCAGGAGTACCAGCGCCGTCTGGTCCAGCAGGGCAATCCAGAAGCGGTATCGGTGGCTTACCCGCTTAACGACATCACCTTCAGCGATAAAGGCACGCGCAATAATCTGCTGGTGATCACCGTTGATGGCCTGAATGAAGCCTCAATGGCGAAATCGCTGCCCAATCTGATGCGCTTCGCCGACGATAACGTGCGCTTCAGCCAGCACTTCAGCTCCGGCAGCTCAGAAGACAGCGGTCTTTTCGGCCTGTTCTACGGTATCTCACCAAGCTATATGGACGGTGTGCTGTCGTCGCGCGTGCCGTCAACGCTGATCAATGCGCTAAGCCAGCAGGGTTACCAGTTTGGCCTGTTTGCCAGCGACGGCTTTAATTCGCCGCTGTATCGTCAGGCGTTGCTGTCCGACTTCTCACTGCCGAGCGCGCAAAATCAGTCCAACGCGGATACCACCAGCCAGTGGCAGCGCTGGCTGGACAGCCATAAAAATGTGAGCAGCCCGTGGTTCTCCTATATTTCCCTGTCGACGGCAGATGACAGCAACAGTGCGGATAAAACTACGCTGCGCCACTACAACCGCGCAGCCGGTAACGTGGATAAACAGATTCAGAACGTGCTGACCACGCTCGATCAGAAAGGTCTGCTGGCGAATACCGTGGTGGTGATCACCGCCCAGCACGGCGTAGTGCTGGATGGCGAAGCCGTAGCGGGGAATCGTGAAATGCTGCAGGTGCCGCTGGTAGTACACTGGCCAAACACGCCGGCGCAAACCGTGAATAAACTCACCGATCATCAGGACATCATGACCACCCTGATGCAGCGGCTGCTGCACGTCAGCACCCCTGCGGTGGATTACTCGCAGGGCGAGGATCTGTTTGCCGCTCAGCGACGTCATAACTGGGTTGCCAGCAGCACCAACCATCAGCTGCTGATCACCACCCCACAGGAGACGCTGGCGCTGGATAATAACGGCAGCTATGCCGCATGGGATAGTCAGGGCAATAGTCTGAAAGACCATAAGCCGCAGCTGGCACTGCTATTACAGGTGTTGACCGACGAGAAGCGCTTTATCGCCAATTAA
- a CDS encoding MsnO8 family LLM class oxidoreductase — protein sequence MAYRLSLLDKSPLAEGESASAALARTVALAQQAEALGYHRFWLAEHHNTQALASPSPEVLIAWILAHTTHLRVGSGGVMLQHYSPYKVAENFNLLAALAPGRVDLGVGKAPGGLPLSTKALQLGVHAEEKGDFASQLKLLDSWLNARPTGKEEDQLLATPLPARPAERFLLGASEASARLAAQLGWQFVFAAHLNGDRQELERSLAAYRDLSGGKSALLAVQVIVADSPAAAELLAADLQQYRVHVDNGQSVTVGNLEQAQAFIRQSGATRHRIEPRESAVLKGTASQVHARLAQLHQQFGVEEFIIDTPLNAAVPRLTSLRLLASRQPAIAQEAVL from the coding sequence ATGGCTTACCGACTGAGCTTACTGGATAAAAGCCCGCTGGCCGAAGGCGAGAGCGCATCTGCCGCGCTGGCCCGCACCGTAGCCCTGGCACAGCAGGCGGAGGCGCTGGGCTATCATCGTTTCTGGCTGGCCGAGCATCACAATACTCAGGCGCTGGCCAGCCCGTCGCCGGAAGTGCTTATCGCCTGGATTCTGGCGCACACTACCCACCTGCGCGTCGGTTCCGGTGGCGTGATGCTGCAGCACTACAGCCCCTATAAAGTGGCGGAAAACTTTAACCTGCTGGCCGCGCTGGCCCCGGGCCGGGTGGATCTTGGCGTCGGTAAAGCGCCGGGCGGCCTGCCGCTGTCGACCAAAGCCCTGCAGCTTGGCGTGCATGCTGAAGAGAAAGGCGATTTTGCCAGCCAGCTCAAGCTGCTGGATAGCTGGCTGAATGCCAGACCCACGGGCAAAGAGGAGGACCAGCTGCTGGCGACGCCGCTGCCCGCCCGCCCCGCCGAACGTTTTCTGCTGGGGGCCAGCGAAGCCAGCGCCCGACTGGCGGCACAGCTGGGCTGGCAGTTTGTTTTCGCCGCGCATTTGAACGGTGACCGTCAGGAGCTGGAGCGCTCGCTGGCAGCGTATCGCGACCTGAGCGGCGGCAAATCCGCACTGCTGGCGGTACAGGTGATTGTCGCCGACTCCCCGGCCGCAGCCGAACTGCTGGCAGCGGACCTGCAGCAATACCGGGTTCATGTGGATAACGGTCAGAGCGTCACCGTGGGCAACCTTGAGCAGGCGCAGGCGTTTATTCGCCAGTCGGGTGCTACCCGGCATCGCATCGAACCGCGTGAATCGGCGGTGCTGAAGGGAACTGCATCCCAGGTTCACGCCCGGCTGGCGCAGCTGCACCAGCAGTTTGGCGTCGAGGAATTTATCATCGATACGCCGCTCAACGCCGCGGTACCGCGCCTCACCTCCCTGCGCCTGCTCGCCAGCCGCCAGCCCGCCATCGCGCAGGAGGCCGTATTATGA
- a CDS encoding ATP-grasp domain-containing protein, with amino-acid sequence MKLINTVAIVDGASTSAYLAPAFRSYGIKCVHVLSSESLPDRLKVQIIHTDFIRSVVYQGDISVLANMLKDLQIDVVLPGGGSGIELASELADALDVPYKNPGHLAKARRHKYEQIEILHRSGLLTPKQYQSDQVAGIVEWTRTHLTLPVVVKPTRGAGVSGVKVCHTLSQIREASESILNSKSYYNEDQNEILVQSCTEGQEFIVDIVSFKGIHKVVSVWQVDRDRRESPRLEKMMVVDHTQQSYSQLIDYAKKVLNVVGLNYGPSHMEVMLTSEGPVIVELNSRLHGSLDPLLTTAVTGENHVSATVNAFVNTSHFIDSISQDPVFSGFCGHILLVSPVSDREFRGFPWDRIENLPSFVSVKRWVKPGDILQVTTGLQTAIGMVGLFHKKFEQLDTDWKEIRKIEKDYFSLPQMPAEPA; translated from the coding sequence ATGAAATTAATAAATACTGTGGCCATTGTGGATGGTGCATCAACCAGCGCCTATCTGGCGCCTGCTTTTCGTTCTTATGGCATTAAATGCGTGCACGTACTCAGCAGTGAGTCACTGCCAGATCGGCTCAAAGTGCAAATCATTCATACAGACTTTATACGTAGTGTCGTTTACCAGGGAGACATTAGTGTGCTGGCAAATATGCTGAAAGATTTGCAAATCGATGTGGTTTTACCAGGCGGGGGGAGTGGCATTGAGCTTGCCTCCGAACTTGCTGATGCACTTGACGTCCCCTATAAAAACCCCGGGCATCTGGCAAAAGCCCGCCGTCATAAATATGAACAGATTGAAATATTGCACCGTAGCGGTTTACTCACGCCAAAACAGTATCAGTCAGATCAGGTTGCTGGGATCGTGGAATGGACACGCACTCATCTGACCCTGCCGGTCGTGGTGAAACCTACACGCGGAGCAGGTGTAAGCGGAGTAAAGGTATGCCACACCCTCTCTCAGATCCGGGAGGCTTCTGAAAGCATTCTCAACTCTAAATCTTATTATAATGAAGATCAGAATGAAATTCTGGTTCAATCCTGTACAGAAGGTCAGGAATTTATTGTTGACATCGTGTCTTTTAAGGGAATTCACAAAGTTGTCAGCGTATGGCAAGTTGATCGCGACCGCCGCGAGTCGCCACGGCTTGAAAAAATGATGGTGGTCGATCATACGCAGCAGAGTTACTCACAGCTTATTGATTACGCTAAAAAGGTTTTGAATGTGGTGGGGCTAAATTATGGCCCATCACACATGGAAGTTATGTTAACCAGTGAAGGCCCGGTCATCGTTGAGCTGAACTCCCGCCTTCATGGAAGCCTCGACCCTTTATTGACCACAGCCGTTACGGGCGAAAACCATGTTTCCGCTACAGTAAACGCCTTTGTTAATACGTCACATTTTATCGACAGCATCAGTCAGGACCCCGTATTCAGCGGCTTCTGCGGTCATATACTGTTGGTTTCGCCAGTCTCAGATCGTGAATTCAGGGGCTTTCCGTGGGACAGAATTGAAAACCTCCCGTCTTTTGTTAGTGTAAAGCGCTGGGTGAAGCCCGGTGACATACTTCAGGTCACTACAGGCTTACAGACAGCCATCGGTATGGTCGGATTGTTTCATAAGAAATTCGAACAATTGGATACGGACTGGAAAGAAATCAGGAAAATTGAAAAAGATTACTTTTCACTACCTCAAATGCCTGCCGAGCCAGCATAG
- a CDS encoding M20 peptidase aminoacylase family protein translates to MSHDFAQQLIAWRRELHQFPELSNQEFATTERIKNWLRADGITLLPFDLATGVVAEIGQGEPLIALRADIDALPIEEVVAVEFRSRNAGVMHACGHDVHTSVMLGAARLLKAREKTLPGRVRLLFQPAEERFGGAKTLIAAGALQNVAAIFGMHNAPELPVGTFATRGGPFYANVDRFEIEVYGKGAHAARPQEGVDAIVTASQIVTALQTLVSRSYSPLETVVVSVTRIEGGNTWNVLPQKVVLEGTVRTYSDAIRRDVPVRLAKLIEGVAAGFGARSELNWHPGPPAVVNTERWAEFSKRVAARAGYEVQHAELQMGGEDFAFYLHDTPGTFVSIGSASEFGLHHPAFNPDEALLSPAAHYFSQLAQDALHEIA, encoded by the coding sequence ATGAGCCACGATTTTGCCCAACAGCTGATCGCCTGGCGCCGCGAGCTGCATCAGTTTCCCGAGCTTTCCAATCAGGAGTTCGCCACTACCGAACGCATTAAAAACTGGCTGCGGGCTGACGGCATCACCCTGCTGCCGTTTGATCTGGCGACCGGCGTGGTGGCGGAAATCGGTCAGGGCGAGCCGCTGATTGCTTTGCGCGCCGACATCGATGCCCTGCCGATAGAAGAGGTGGTAGCGGTCGAGTTCCGTTCGCGCAACGCCGGAGTGATGCATGCCTGCGGTCACGATGTGCATACTTCGGTGATGCTCGGCGCGGCGCGGCTGCTAAAAGCGCGTGAAAAAACCTTACCCGGCCGCGTGCGGCTGCTGTTCCAGCCTGCGGAAGAGCGCTTCGGCGGGGCCAAAACGCTGATCGCCGCCGGCGCGCTGCAAAACGTCGCGGCAATCTTCGGCATGCATAACGCTCCGGAGCTGCCGGTCGGCACCTTCGCCACGCGCGGCGGCCCGTTTTACGCCAACGTCGACCGCTTTGAAATCGAGGTGTACGGCAAAGGGGCACATGCCGCCCGCCCGCAGGAAGGGGTCGATGCCATTGTCACTGCCAGCCAGATCGTCACGGCTCTGCAAACGCTGGTCAGCCGCAGCTACAGCCCGCTGGAAACGGTGGTGGTCAGCGTCACGCGTATTGAGGGCGGAAATACCTGGAACGTGCTGCCGCAAAAAGTGGTGCTGGAAGGCACCGTGCGCACCTACAGCGATGCCATTCGCCGTGATGTGCCCGTGCGCCTCGCGAAGCTGATTGAGGGCGTTGCCGCCGGGTTTGGCGCGCGCAGCGAACTCAACTGGCACCCGGGTCCGCCCGCCGTGGTCAACACCGAGCGCTGGGCCGAGTTCAGCAAACGGGTGGCGGCACGCGCCGGGTACGAGGTGCAGCACGCCGAACTGCAGATGGGCGGCGAGGATTTTGCCTTCTATCTGCATGATACCCCCGGCACCTTTGTCAGCATCGGCAGCGCCAGCGAGTTTGGCCTGCATCATCCCGCGTTTAACCCGGACGAGGCCCTGCTCTCCCCCGCTGCGCACTATTTCAGCCAGCTGGCGCAGGATGCATTACACGAGATCGCTTAA
- the yejK gene encoding nucleoid-associated protein YejK, which produces MSLDIDQIALHQMIKRDEQTLELVLRDSLLPSNVTVTAMMEELHRVYSAKSKAYGLFNEESELADALRNCRKGENDFLAFSRAASARLRDELGKYPFAEGGIVLFGHYRYLAVEYLLIAVLSSQNSMRVNEELDISSTHYLDINHADIVARIDLTEWETNPESTRYLTFLRGRVGRKVSDFFMDFLGASVGLDTKAQNRGLLQAVDDYCEEASLDKNERQNYRQQVSTYCNEQLKSGEEIELAELSNELAPLGEKTFQAFTQEQGYELEESFPADRSTLRQLTKFAGSGGGLTINFDAMLLGERIFWDPVTDTLTIKGTPPNLRDQLQRRTSGK; this is translated from the coding sequence ATGAGTCTGGATATCGACCAGATTGCCCTTCACCAGATGATCAAACGTGACGAACAAACGCTTGAGCTGGTCCTGCGCGATTCACTGCTGCCGTCCAATGTGACCGTGACGGCGATGATGGAAGAGCTGCATCGTGTTTACAGCGCCAAGAGCAAAGCCTACGGCCTGTTCAATGAAGAGAGCGAGCTGGCCGATGCGCTGCGTAACTGCCGCAAGGGTGAGAATGACTTCCTGGCGTTCAGCCGCGCGGCCAGCGCACGCCTGCGCGATGAGCTGGGCAAGTACCCGTTTGCGGAAGGCGGCATTGTGCTGTTCGGCCACTACCGCTATCTGGCGGTTGAGTACCTGCTGATTGCGGTGCTCAGCAGCCAGAACAGCATGCGCGTTAATGAAGAGCTGGATATCAGCAGCACGCACTATCTGGATATCAACCACGCGGATATTGTCGCGCGTATCGATCTGACCGAGTGGGAAACCAATCCGGAATCGACGCGCTATCTCACCTTCCTGCGCGGGCGGGTAGGACGTAAAGTCTCCGATTTCTTTATGGACTTTCTCGGCGCCAGCGTCGGGCTGGACACCAAAGCGCAGAACCGCGGCCTGTTACAGGCGGTGGATGATTACTGCGAAGAGGCGAGCCTGGATAAAAACGAGCGTCAGAACTATCGCCAGCAGGTCTCGACCTACTGCAACGAGCAGCTGAAGTCCGGTGAAGAGATTGAACTGGCGGAGTTGTCGAACGAGCTGGCGCCGCTGGGAGAGAAAACCTTCCAGGCGTTTACCCAGGAGCAGGGCTACGAGCTGGAAGAGAGCTTCCCGGCCGATCGCAGCACGCTGCGTCAGTTAACCAAGTTTGCCGGCAGCGGCGGCGGCTTAACCATCAACTTCGATGCGATGCTGTTAGGCGAGCGTATTTTCTGGGATCCGGTGACGGACACGCTGACCATCAAAGGCACGCCACCGAACCTGCGCGACCAGCTGCAGCGCCGCACCAGCGGGAAGTAG
- a CDS encoding YejL family protein: MAQSSRYSNERVERILAEMVQVLEQNQAPTDLSLMVLGNMVTNLLNTSVAPAQRQHMARSFAEALQASVINNDKAH, encoded by the coding sequence ATGGCCCAATCATCTCGCTACAGTAACGAACGCGTGGAACGCATCCTCGCAGAAATGGTGCAGGTTCTGGAACAAAACCAGGCCCCAACCGATCTTTCCCTGATGGTTCTGGGAAATATGGTGACCAATCTACTTAACACCAGCGTGGCACCTGCGCAGCGCCAGCATATGGCTCGTTCGTTTGCCGAAGCCCTGCAGGCTTCCGTGATCAACAACGACAAAGCCCACTAA
- a CDS encoding 4'-phosphopantetheinyl transferase family protein, which produces MSALSTPLFSNYTLRPLDDYPAILLLDVHFDASQFAESLFSTLNITPPAHLIRAVKKRRAEYLVSRYCIQQAMQTLGIEGFVLRNGEDRAPVWPEGIGGSLSHTQHRVCALLTRERGLLLGVDCERLMTAETAAETQHMLINAAEKRLLEQCSLPFNLALTVVFSLKESLYKALYPQLLQFMDFSAAQVVACSDDLQQLTLRLTHTFSTEMVAGREFIGRAQVQPDEVLTWVVGQQ; this is translated from the coding sequence ATGTCTGCCCTAAGCACCCCACTGTTCAGTAACTACACCCTGCGCCCCCTCGACGACTATCCGGCTATTTTGCTACTTGATGTGCATTTCGACGCCAGCCAGTTTGCGGAATCCCTGTTCAGCACCTTGAACATCACCCCACCCGCGCATCTCATTCGCGCCGTGAAAAAGCGCCGCGCTGAATATCTGGTCAGCCGCTACTGCATTCAGCAGGCGATGCAAACGCTGGGGATTGAGGGTTTTGTGCTGCGTAACGGGGAAGACCGCGCGCCAGTCTGGCCTGAGGGAATCGGTGGGTCGCTGTCCCATACGCAGCATCGGGTATGCGCGCTGCTGACGCGGGAGCGCGGACTGCTACTGGGGGTGGATTGCGAACGCCTGATGACGGCGGAAACTGCCGCCGAAACCCAGCATATGTTAATCAACGCGGCGGAAAAGCGCCTGCTGGAGCAGTGCAGCCTGCCGTTTAACCTGGCTCTGACGGTGGTGTTCTCGCTAAAGGAGAGCCTGTACAAAGCGCTCTATCCGCAGCTGTTGCAGTTTATGGATTTCAGCGCGGCGCAAGTGGTGGCCTGCAGTGACGATCTGCAACAGCTGACGCTGCGGCTGACGCACACTTTTTCAACAGAGATGGTGGCCGGGCGGGAGTTTATTGGCAGAGCGCAGGTGCAGCCCGACGAGGTGTTAACCTGGGTCGTCGGGCAGCAGTGA